The following are encoded together in the Rhinopithecus roxellana isolate Shanxi Qingling chromosome 5, ASM756505v1, whole genome shotgun sequence genome:
- the PTGER2 gene encoding prostaglandin E2 receptor EP2 subtype: protein MGNASNDSRPEDCETRQWLPPGESPAISSVMFSAGVLGNLIALALLARRWRGDAGCSAGRRSSLSLFHVLVTELVFTDLLGTCLISPVVLASYARNQTLVALAPESRACTYFAFAMTFFSLATMLMLFAMALERYLSIGHPYFYQRRVSRSGGLAVLPAIYAVSLLFCSLPLLDYGQYVQYCPGTWCFIRHGRTAYLQLYATLLLLLIVAVLACNFSVILNLIRMHRRSRRSRCGPSLGSGRGGPGARRRGERVSMAEETDHLILLAIMTITFAVCSLPFTIFAYMNETSSRKEKWDLQALRFLSINSIIDPWVFAILRPPVLSLMRSVLCCRISLRTQDTIQTSCSTQSDASKQADL, encoded by the exons ATGGGCAATGCCTCCAATGACTCCCGGCCTGAGGACTGCGAGACGCGACAGTGGCTTCCCCCAGGCGAAAGCCCAGCCATCAGCTCCGTGATGTTCTCGGCCGGGGTGCTGGGGAACCTCATAGCACTGGCGCTGCTGGCGCGCCGCTGGCGGGGGGACGCGGGGTGCAGCGCCGGCCGCAGGAGCTCCCTCTCCTTGTTCCACGTGCTGGTGACGGAGCTGGTGTTCACCGACCTGCTCGGGACCTGCCTCATCAGCCCGGTGGTACTAGCTTCTTACGCGCGGAACCAGACCCTGGTGGCACTGGCGCCCGAGAGCCGCGCGTGCACCTACTTCGCTTTCGCCATGACCTTCTTCAGCCTGGCCACGATGCTCATGCTCTTCGCCATGGCCCTGGAGCGCTACCTCTCGATCGGGCACCCCTACTTCTACCAGCGCCGCGTCTCGCGCTCCGGGGGCCTGGCCGTGCTGCCCGCCATCTATGCCGTCTCCCTGCTCTTCTGCTCACTGCCGCTGCTGGACTACGGGCAGTACGTCCAGTACTGCCCCGGAACCTGGTGCTTCATCCGGCACGGGCGGACCGCTTACCTGCAGCTGTACGccaccctgctgctgcttctcatcGTCGCGGTGCTCGCCTGCAACTTCAGTGTCATTCTCAACCTCATCCGCATGCACCGCCGAAGTCGGAGAAGCCGCTGTGGACCTTCCTTGGGCAGTGGCCGGGGCGGCCCCGGGGCCCGCAGGAGAGGGGAAAGGGTGTCCATGGCGGAGGAGACGGACCACCTCATTCTCCTGGCTATTATGACCATCACCTTCGCCGTCTGCTCCTTGCCTTTCACG ATTTTTGCATATATGAATGAAACCTCTTCCAGAAAGGAAAAGTGGGACCTCCAAGCTCTTAGGTTTTTATCAATTAATTCAATAATTGACCCTTGGGTCTTTGCCATCCTTAGGCCTCCTGTTCTGAGCCTAATGCGTTCAGTCCTCTGTTGTCGGATTTCATTAAGAACACAAGATACGATACAAACTTCCTGTTCTACACAGTCAGATGCCAGTAAACAGGCTGACctttga